One Saccharopolyspora erythraea NRRL 2338 genomic region harbors:
- a CDS encoding NUDIX hydrolase, translating into MPHRTIIDAHLLLVRGGEVLLSLRRGRYGDGMWHLPSGKLDAGESVVAAAVREAREEVGVRIDPADLRHVHTLHATGPGQEPRLGVFFEATRWAGEPVNLEPEKCHGIEWFDLHRLPEPLIPYPAAGIHAYRDGIPFATMGWPPVE; encoded by the coding sequence ATGCCGCACCGCACGATCATCGACGCGCACCTGCTGCTGGTGCGCGGCGGCGAGGTCCTGCTCAGCCTGCGCAGGGGCCGGTACGGCGACGGGATGTGGCATCTGCCGTCCGGGAAGCTCGACGCCGGTGAGTCGGTCGTCGCGGCGGCGGTGCGGGAGGCGCGGGAGGAAGTCGGGGTGCGGATCGACCCCGCCGACCTGCGCCACGTACACACCCTGCACGCCACCGGCCCCGGACAGGAACCCAGGCTGGGCGTGTTCTTCGAAGCGACCCGGTGGGCCGGCGAGCCCGTCAACCTCGAGCCGGAGAAGTGCCACGGCATCGAGTGGTTCGACCTGCACCGGCTGCCGGAGCCGCTCATCCCCTATCCCGCCGCGGGCATCCACGCCTATCGCGACGGGATTCCCTTCGCGACGATGGGTTGGCCGCCGGTGGAGTAG